AGGCGACCGATCACGGGAAGCAGAAGTTGAAGCTCATCGATCCGATGGGCGGACCGTAGATGCACACGCGCCAACCAGAGGCCGTCTGGTGTTCGGCCGCCTGCTGCGGCGTGGCCGCAGACGCGGGCGCGATGGCAATGGCGCCGAGGCTGAGGCCGGCGGCGGCACTGACCACCGCGAGCGAAAGACGTCGTTTCATCGGGGATCTCCTAGCTAGGCAACAACATGTGTCACAAATGTATATCGCTGCGCATCTCGGGTTCGCGTTTAGGTGGACTTTGATAACCCATCGCGGGTGAGGGCCCTAGGTGACCGTCAAACCGCCGTCGACGGCGATCGTTTGACCGGTGACGTAACCCGCCGCGGCCGAGGCGAGCCAGATCGCCGACGCGGTGAGTTCGGCCGGGTCGCCGGTGCGACCGGCGAGCATGCGCGGACCCTGCTGCTCCAGGTATTCCGGCGGGTATTGGTCGGTCATCTCCGACTTGAAGAACCCGGGCGCCAACGAGTTGACCCGGATGCCCCGTCGCCCGGTCCACTGCTGGGCGAGGTCGCGGGTCATGCCGATGACCCCGGCCTTGCTGGCGGCATAGGCGGCCTGCGGCAACCCGGCCGTCGTGATGCCGAGGATCGAGGAGATGTTGATGATCGAGCTGCCCGGCTTCATCACCCGGGCGCAGGCCTGCGCCATCCAATACGACCCGTTCAGATTGATGTCGATGACCTGCCGGAACTGCTCCGGGGTCTCGCGGGTGGCCGGGACGGCGGTGCCGACACCCGCGTTGTTGACCAGGACGTCGACCCGGCCGAACTTCGCCATCGCCTCGTCGACGACGTGCTGGCAGGCATCGGGGTCGGCCACGTCGCAGGCGACGGACAGGCTGGTGCGGCCGGTCGGCTCGATGGCCTTGGCGGTCTCGGCGAGCCGGTCGATGCGGCGCGCGGCGAGGACGACGTCGGCACCGGCTTCGGCGAACCCGGTCGCGAAGGAGACGCCCAGACCCGACGAGGCGCCGGTCACGATGACGACTTTGTCTTCGACGGAGAAGAGGTCGGTGATGGCCATGGACGATGCCTTTCGCGGGAGGGTGGGGGTGCGGCTCACTCTACGCCGGACCGAGCGGGCGCTCGGTCCGTTTGGGTGCTTCGCCGTCGGCGCTGCTGCGCACGACGACGTCGCCGCTGGAGTTCAGTCGGTGAACCAGGCCGGATCGGTCTGCGCGGTGGTCTGGTCCAGGGATGCGAGCAATGCCAGCTGCGGACCGGTGCTCGGGAGTTCGAACCGGAAGAAGTATCGGGCCGCCGCGCGCTTCCCGTCGTAGAAATCGCCCGTCGCGTCGCCGACCGTCAGCAACTGCTCCAGCCACATCCACGCGACGACGATATGCCCGGCCGCCTGCAGGTACACCGAGGAATTCGTCAGCGCGACCGCCGGATTCCGCTCCGACCACAGGGTTGCGGTCGTCGCGACCATGTCGTTCACCGCGACGCGCAGGGCGTCGGCGAACTCGGCGGCCTCACCGTCGGCGGGTGCGCGGTCGATGGTGGCGGTGACGGTCTCGTGCAGCAGCGCCAGCCCGACACCGCCGTTCATGGTGACCTTGCGCCCGAGCAGGTCGAGCCCCTGGATGCCGTTGGTGCCCTCGTGGATCGGGTTGAGGCGGTTGTCGCGATAGCACTGCTCCACGTCGAACTCGGTGGTGTAGCCGTAGCCGCCGTGTACCTGGATGGCCAGGTTGTTGGCCTCGGTACACCACTGCGACGGCCAGGCCTTCGCAATCGGGGTGAGTACCTCCAGGAGCGTGTGCGCGCGGTCGCGTTCGTCGCCGTCGGAGGTGGCCTCCACGTCGACGAGCCGTGAACAGTAGAGCCCGAGCGCCAACGCGCCCTCGACGTAGGCCTTCTGGGCGAGCAGCATCCGCTTGACGTCGGCGTGCTCGATGATGGGCACCGGCTCGCCGCCCGACGTCGCCGACCGGCCCTGCGTGCGGACCTTCGCGTAGTCGACGGCGGCGAGGTATCCGGCATAGCCGATGGCCGTGGCAAGGAATCCGACGCCGATCCGTGCCTCGTTCATCATGTGGAACATGTAGGCCAGACCCTTGTGCTCCTCGCCGACGAGGTAGCCGATCGCACCCGGTTCGGCGGCATCCGGCCGATGCGTGCCGTCCCCGAAATTCAGCAGTGTGTTCGTGGTCCCGCGGTTGCCCATCTTGTGGTTGAGGCCGACGAGGGCCACGTCGTTGCGCGTCCCGTCGGGCAGGAACTTCGGTACGACGAACAGCGAGATCCCCTTGACGCCGGACCCGCCGCCCGGGGCCTTCGCGAGTACCAGGTGCACGATGTTCTCGGTCAGCTCGTGCTCACCCGCGGAGATCCACATCTTGGTGCCGGTGATCCGATAGCTGCCGTCGGCGACCGGCCGCGCCTTGGTAGTGATGTCGGCGAGCGACGAACCGGCCTGGGGCTCGGACAGGCACATGGTGCCCGAGTACCGGCCGGTCAGCATCGGCCGCACCCACGTGTCGATCTGCTCGGCGCTGCCGTGCGCGACGAGCAGGTTGGCGTTCGCGGTGGTGAGCAGCGCATACGACGACGTGCCCGGGTTGGCCGCCTGGAACCACGCCATCGAGGCGCGGCTGATCGTCATCGGCAGGTCGAGGCCGTCGAGTTCGGCGGGGAAGGGGGCGGCGATGAGATCGGCCCCGGCATAGGCGTCGAGCGCGGGCTTCACCTCGTCGATCAGCACGACCTTGCCGTCG
This genomic interval from Gordonia sp. X0973 contains the following:
- a CDS encoding SDR family NAD(P)-dependent oxidoreductase; translated protein: MAITDLFSVEDKVVIVTGASSGLGVSFATGFAEAGADVVLAARRIDRLAETAKAIEPTGRTSLSVACDVADPDACQHVVDEAMAKFGRVDVLVNNAGVGTAVPATRETPEQFRQVIDINLNGSYWMAQACARVMKPGSSIINISSILGITTAGLPQAAYAASKAGVIGMTRDLAQQWTGRRGIRVNSLAPGFFKSEMTDQYPPEYLEQQGPRMLAGRTGDPAELTASAIWLASAAAGYVTGQTIAVDGGLTVT
- a CDS encoding acyl-CoA dehydrogenase, whose protein sequence is MAHLLSRRDLDFLLYEWLDITSLTTREKFGAHSRDTFDGILDLSQDLAAKLFAPHNKAGDQHPPYIGDDGKVVLIDEVKPALDAYAGADLIAAPFPAELDGLDLPMTISRASMAWFQAANPGTSSYALLTTANANLLVAHGSAEQIDTWVRPMLTGRYSGTMCLSEPQAGSSLADITTKARPVADGSYRITGTKMWISAGEHELTENIVHLVLAKAPGGGSGVKGISLFVVPKFLPDGTRNDVALVGLNHKMGNRGTTNTLLNFGDGTHRPDAAEPGAIGYLVGEEHKGLAYMFHMMNEARIGVGFLATAIGYAGYLAAVDYAKVRTQGRSATSGGEPVPIIEHADVKRMLLAQKAYVEGALALGLYCSRLVDVEATSDGDERDRAHTLLEVLTPIAKAWPSQWCTEANNLAIQVHGGYGYTTEFDVEQCYRDNRLNPIHEGTNGIQGLDLLGRKVTMNGGVGLALLHETVTATIDRAPADGEAAEFADALRVAVNDMVATTATLWSERNPAVALTNSSVYLQAAGHIVVAWMWLEQLLTVGDATGDFYDGKRAAARYFFRFELPSTGPQLALLASLDQTTAQTDPAWFTD